One window of Triticum dicoccoides isolate Atlit2015 ecotype Zavitan chromosome 5A, WEW_v2.0, whole genome shotgun sequence genomic DNA carries:
- the LOC119300340 gene encoding dihydrolipoyllysine-residue acetyltransferase component 4 of pyruvate dehydrogenase complex, chloroplastic-like gives MVHRLMQLVTGGHTAVAVNGQTSHISPVSSHLISNGISHLQYADDTIIMVELNDNSITNLKFLLLCFEALSGLKINFSKSEVIVTGTRRRRPVVVRAKIREIFMPALSSTMTEGKIVSWAAAEGDRVTKGDAVVVVESDKADMDVETFYDGIVAAVLVPAGETAPVGAPIALLAESEEDVALAVAQAKALSSGQPQQQAPAPSDAAAPPPPPAAPVAAAPAPVAAGTKGVATPQAKKLAKQHRVDLAKVTGTGQFGRITPADVEAAAGIQPKPKVAPTPAAAPVAAASSVKAVPQAAVLPPVPGATVVPFTAMQAAVSKNMVESLSVPAFRVGYPILTDKLDALYEKVKPKGVTMTVLLAKAAAMALAQHPVVNASCRDGTSFTYNSSINIAVAVSIDGGLITPVLEQADKLDIYLLSQKWKELVKKARAKQLQPNEYNSGTFTLSNLGMFGVDRFDAILPPGQGAIMAVGASKPTVAADKDGFFSVKSKMMVNVTADHRIVYGADLAAFLQTFAKIIEDPESLTL, from the exons ATGGTTCACCGCCTGATGCAACTTGTCACTGGTGGCCACACGGCGGTGGCTGTCAATGGCCAGACCA GTCACATCTCACCTGTTAGCTCCCATCTTATTTCTAATGGCATCTCTCACCTACAGTATGCGGACGACACCATCATTATGGTTGAACTTAATGATAACTCCATCACGAATCTGAAATTTCTTCTTCTCTGCTTTGAAGCTCTGTCGGGCCTGAAAATCAATTTCTCTAAAAGTGAGGTCATTGTGACTGGG ACGCGCCGGCGCCGCCCGGTGGTGGTCCGCGCCAAGATCCGGGAGATCTTCATGCCGGCGCTCAGCTCCACCATGACGGAGGGCAAGATCGTGTCCTGGGCCGCCGCGGAGGGCGACCGCGTCACCAAGGGCGACGCCGTCGTGGTCGTCGAGTCCGACAAGGCCGACATGGACGTCGAGACCTTCTACGACGGCATCGTCGCCGCCGTCCTCGTCCCCGCGGGGGAGACCGCCCCCGTCGGCGCCCCCATCGCCCTGCTCGCCGAGTCTGAGGAGGACGTCGCGCTCGCCGTCGCCCAGGCCAAGGCGCTCTCCAGCGGACAGCCCCAGCAGCAGGCCCCTGCTCCTTCGGACGCCGCCGCTCCACCGCCCCCGCCGGCGGCTCCGGTGGCTGCTGCTCCCGCGCCTGTGGCCGCGGGGACCAAGGGCGTTGCCACGCCGCAGGCTAAGAAGCTGGCCAAGCAGCACAGGGTGGACCTTGCCAAGGTGACCGGCACCGGGCAGTTCGGCCGAATTACGCCGGCTGATGTTGAGGCAGCCGCTGGCATCCAGCCAAAACCAAAGGTGGCTCCCACTCCTGCTGCTGCGCCTGTGGCTGCAGCTTCGTCAGTAAAGGCCGTGCCTCAGGCCGCTGTGCTTCCGCCGGTGCCCGGTGCCACGGTAGTTCCGTTCACTGCAATGCAGGCTGCAGTGAGCAAGAACATGGTAGAGAGCCTGTCAGTGCCAGCATTCCGTGTTGGTTACCCCATTCTCACTGATAAGCTCGATGCGCTGTATGAGAAG GTGAAGCCAAAGGGGGTGACGATGACTGTGTTGCTTGCGAAGGCCGCTGCCATGGCGCTTGCGCAGCACCCTGTGGTGAACGCTAGCTGCAGGGATGGTACGAGCTTCACTTACAACAGTTCCATCAATATTGCTGTGGCTGTATCTATTGATGGTGGACTCATCACACCCGTCCTGGAGCAAGCTGATAAG CTGGATATATATTTACTCTCACAAAAGTGGAAGGAACTAGTCAAGAAGGCACGGGCAAAACAGCTTCAACCGAATGAGTACAACTCTG GGACATTTACTCTGTCCAACTTGGGCATGTTTGGTGTAGATAGATTTGATGCAATTCTTCCACCTGGCCAG GGAGCTATAATGGCTGTTGGAGCCTCAAAACCTACAGTGGCAGCTGATAAAGATGGTTTCTTCAGTGTTAAGAGCAAAATGATG GTCAATGTCACAGCTGATCACAGGATTGTTTATGGTGCTGATTTGGCAGCATTCCTGCAAACTTTTGCGAAAATTATTGAGGATCCTGAGAGCCTAACTTTGTAG
- the LOC119300341 gene encoding uncharacterized protein LOC119300341, which translates to MKHFRQKLAVILLDSELNKLKGGPIYHQPDDQETLANSDLNILDNPSDVVKDKRPAPITIIPTDQRELLAGLCNYIMSIDDAGCLEKVCVRSSTPDPMGLSLKKLQCILNIEQPMDNDCFNTAVRMLACDEGVLFTYPPVHYMDLRFCSMMLESTRGQKFCEKETIQTLATLFDSWPGMDNDISSCNKVSKVFCPLLSWMGMN; encoded by the exons ATGAAACATTTTCGACAAAAATTAGCTGTCATTTTGCTCGATTCAGAGCTGAATAAGCTAAAAGGAGGTCCCATATACCATCAACCTGACGATCAAGAAACTTTAGCTAATTCTGATCTCAATATATTGGACAATCCATCTGACGTAGTCAAAGACAAACGTCCTGCACCAATCACTATCATACCCACGGACCAACGTGAATTACTTGCCGGCCTCTGCAACTACATCATGTCGATCGATGATGCCGGTTGTTTGGA GAAGGTATGTGTCCGGAGCTCGACACCCGATCCAATGGGTTTAAGTCTTAAGAAACTTCAGTGCATACTTAACATAGAGCAGCCCATGGACAATGATTGCTTCAACACAGCCGTGCGTATGCTGGCATGTGACGAGGGAGTATTGTTCACATACCCTCCTGTGCACTACATggatctacgattttgt TCCATGATGCTAGAGTCAACACGAGGTCAGAAGTTTTGCGAGAAGGAAACTATCCAGACGTTGGCAACATTATTTGATAGCTGGCCTGGGATGGACAACGACATCTCATCgtgcaacaaggtaagtaaagtatTTTgtccattgttatcatg GATGGGTATGAATTGA